The Enteractinococcus fodinae genome has a segment encoding these proteins:
- a CDS encoding FAD-binding and (Fe-S)-binding domain-containing protein produces the protein MTISRTGTQVSAHVRELHGELRQELSRRGVSQVADSTLVKGMYSSDASLYRVIPQAVARPQHVDELHAVHEVAHALGVPVTMRGAGTSIAGNAVGEGIVVDTRDLNQIIAIDPDSRTARVQPGVVHADLQRAAAPYGLRFGPDPSTHPRCTIGGMIGNNACGSRALGYGRTVDNVEALSVLFGNGEQGVFDSRVGTAQGATARQLLQLARSNLAHIRTNFGQFSRQVSGYSLEHLLPEQRGRVERFLVGSEGTLATVLEAEVRLVPEDPHRLLLVLGYPTVGDAADAVPEILRAAHQEFGEGSLIACEGMDSRLVALVRSAGKAVPDLPRGESWLFVEAGGAHSRAVLERVAAASNAIGTRVVERQDEAAALWKIRGDGAGIAAISLPTQAHPGWEDAAVPPEHLGAWMREFESLLKDFGLQGYPYGHFGDGCIHCRIDFPLRHGHPEGTEVFREFMLACAERLAVYGGSLSGEHGDGRTRSELLPYMYDQTSLDLFAQAKAICDPDDLLNPGIITRPQSAEATAGQSPGTHSMTENLRAVQPKRSLPWPGLGLPHDDGDFASAVHRCTGVGSCVAPQTTGVMCPSYLATRQEKDSTRGRARILQEAMDGTLVRGLQDAAVHEALDLCLSCKGCVSDCPTGVDMAAYKAEALYQTYDRDAHGQPRRKLRPRSHYLLGRIPFWAALAAPIAPVLNTVLRLPPLAAAAKWVAGMDQRRSLPKFASRTLRRAATNLTPRAQADTKQPDVWVWADSFTNHFFPQSGLAAIQYLQDHGLRVQVISQKGCCGLPWISTGQLDQARERIHGAIQMLEPYVNSGVPVIALEPSCLATLRSDAAELTDTTQAKTVADGVLTFAELLTALVDEGRVELPDLTGVDVVAQPHCHQSSVIGWQADRALLEMAGAQVTRVAGCCGLAGNFGVEQGHYETSVAVAETYLLPAIRDQQHRADTGTSADTVVLADGMSCRIQLDDLADVPALHLAELLAARTRESRS, from the coding sequence ATGACCATCAGCCGCACCGGAACACAGGTTTCCGCTCACGTTCGTGAACTCCACGGCGAACTCCGGCAGGAGTTATCGCGTCGCGGCGTATCGCAGGTGGCCGATTCGACGCTGGTCAAAGGTATGTATTCTTCTGATGCCAGTTTGTACCGGGTCATCCCGCAGGCTGTGGCTCGGCCGCAGCACGTTGATGAATTGCATGCCGTTCACGAGGTGGCTCACGCGCTGGGAGTGCCGGTGACCATGCGGGGCGCCGGCACCTCGATCGCTGGTAATGCGGTTGGTGAGGGGATCGTGGTGGACACTCGGGATCTGAACCAGATTATCGCCATTGATCCAGACTCCCGGACAGCTCGCGTGCAACCAGGCGTGGTGCATGCTGATCTGCAGCGCGCGGCCGCCCCGTACGGGCTGCGCTTCGGACCCGATCCTTCCACCCACCCGCGATGCACCATCGGTGGCATGATCGGCAATAATGCCTGTGGTTCGCGTGCACTGGGCTACGGCCGGACCGTCGATAATGTCGAAGCCTTATCGGTGTTATTCGGCAATGGTGAGCAAGGAGTATTTGACTCTCGGGTTGGCACCGCGCAAGGGGCCACGGCGCGGCAGTTGCTGCAGCTTGCTCGAAGCAATCTGGCCCATATTCGCACGAACTTCGGGCAATTTTCACGACAGGTTTCGGGGTATAGCCTGGAGCATCTCCTGCCGGAGCAACGCGGGCGGGTCGAGCGTTTTCTGGTTGGCAGTGAGGGCACATTGGCCACGGTGCTGGAAGCCGAAGTGCGCTTGGTTCCAGAAGACCCTCACCGACTCTTGCTCGTACTGGGCTATCCCACCGTTGGCGATGCCGCCGATGCAGTGCCCGAGATCCTGCGGGCCGCCCACCAAGAATTCGGCGAAGGCAGTCTCATCGCGTGCGAAGGCATGGATTCACGTCTTGTGGCGCTGGTGCGTTCGGCTGGCAAAGCAGTCCCGGACTTGCCACGGGGTGAGAGCTGGTTGTTCGTCGAAGCCGGCGGAGCGCACTCCCGGGCAGTGCTGGAAAGGGTGGCCGCTGCCTCCAATGCGATCGGTACCCGGGTTGTGGAGCGCCAAGACGAAGCTGCGGCGCTATGGAAGATCCGCGGCGACGGGGCGGGCATCGCCGCGATCAGCTTGCCCACCCAGGCGCATCCCGGATGGGAGGATGCAGCTGTCCCGCCAGAGCACCTGGGCGCGTGGATGCGAGAATTCGAATCCCTCTTGAAAGACTTCGGTCTCCAGGGTTACCCGTACGGACACTTCGGGGACGGCTGCATCCACTGCCGGATTGATTTTCCCCTCCGTCACGGCCACCCGGAGGGGACTGAAGTGTTTCGCGAGTTCATGTTGGCCTGCGCCGAGCGGTTAGCGGTCTATGGTGGCTCGCTTTCCGGTGAGCACGGGGATGGTCGCACCCGCTCAGAGCTGCTGCCCTACATGTACGATCAGACCTCCCTGGACCTGTTCGCCCAGGCCAAAGCGATCTGCGACCCGGATGATCTCCTCAACCCGGGCATCATCACCCGGCCGCAATCGGCCGAAGCCACCGCGGGACAGTCACCCGGCACGCACAGCATGACCGAGAACCTGCGCGCCGTTCAGCCCAAGCGGTCCCTACCCTGGCCCGGCCTGGGGCTGCCCCACGATGATGGGGATTTTGCGAGTGCAGTTCATCGGTGCACCGGGGTCGGGTCGTGTGTGGCCCCACAGACCACCGGCGTCATGTGCCCGTCGTATCTGGCAACCCGCCAGGAAAAAGATTCGACCCGCGGGCGGGCCCGCATTCTGCAAGAAGCCATGGACGGGACCCTGGTCCGTGGCCTACAAGACGCCGCGGTGCACGAAGCCCTAGACCTGTGCCTGTCGTGCAAAGGATGTGTCTCGGACTGTCCCACCGGCGTCGACATGGCGGCATATAAGGCTGAAGCCCTGTATCAAACCTACGACCGTGATGCTCACGGCCAGCCGCGACGCAAGCTGAGACCTCGTAGTCATTACCTGCTGGGGCGGATCCCGTTCTGGGCTGCGCTCGCCGCACCCATCGCGCCGGTGCTCAATACGGTGCTCCGACTGCCTCCATTAGCGGCTGCGGCCAAATGGGTGGCCGGGATGGATCAGCGCCGTTCGCTCCCCAAATTCGCTTCCCGAACCTTGCGACGGGCAGCAACCAACCTGACGCCCCGCGCGCAAGCCGATACCAAACAGCCCGATGTTTGGGTGTGGGCGGACTCCTTCACGAACCACTTCTTCCCGCAATCCGGGCTCGCGGCCATCCAATACCTGCAAGATCACGGGCTGCGGGTACAGGTCATCTCGCAGAAGGGATGCTGTGGTCTGCCCTGGATTTCTACCGGACAACTCGACCAAGCGCGCGAGCGCATCCATGGTGCTATTCAGATGCTCGAGCCCTATGTGAACTCTGGGGTGCCGGTCATCGCGCTGGAACCCAGCTGTTTAGCCACGCTGCGCAGTGACGCCGCCGAGCTGACCGACACCACCCAGGCTAAAACCGTAGCCGACGGGGTTCTGACGTTTGCCGAACTGCTGACGGCCCTTGTCGACGAGGGCCGAGTCGAACTGCCAGATCTGACTGGGGTGGATGTCGTCGCGCAGCCCCACTGTCATCAGTCTTCGGTCATTGGCTGGCAGGCAGATAGAGCACTATTAGAAATGGCTGGAGCCCAGGTCACCAGGGTGGCCGGTTGCTGTGGATTGGCCGGAAACTTCGGCGTCGAACAAGGCCACTACGAAACCTCGGTCGCGGTGGCAGAAACTTACCTGCTCCCCGCTATTCGGGACCAGCAACATCGTGCGGACACCGGAACCTCTGCTGACACAGTCGTCCTTGCCGATGGGATGTCGTGTCGGATTCAGCTCGATGACCTTGCCGATGTGCCAGCGCTTCATCTAGCCGAACTGTTGGCCGCACGCACGCGTGAGTCCAGAAGTTAG
- a CDS encoding signal peptidase I, whose amino-acid sequence MRNQSHHKRFATRLGDILLGLLSVGGAISIILVILGFSMNISIMMFRTGSMHPTISAGDIALVKEIPATEMQEGDIITVDRGAGLLPVTHRVTEISEVDEGSGAVTFVMRGDANDFDDQDPYTATTVQRTFFSIPGVAPVIQQLQNPLVLGGLTLGASALVIWAFWPRNGGSQPDAEDTNSTDETPTTLIELGAPVSRKHPATRVGPLASVLVQHNAAHRADGRRAKHGVKHG is encoded by the coding sequence ATGCGCAATCAGTCACACCATAAACGCTTCGCAACTCGCCTTGGGGATATCCTCCTGGGGCTCCTTTCAGTAGGCGGCGCGATCTCCATCATTTTGGTCATTTTGGGCTTTAGCATGAACATCTCCATCATGATGTTCCGCACCGGTTCCATGCACCCCACAATCTCGGCCGGCGATATTGCCCTGGTCAAAGAAATCCCTGCCACTGAGATGCAAGAGGGTGACATCATCACCGTCGATCGAGGCGCCGGGCTACTCCCTGTCACTCACCGTGTGACCGAGATTAGCGAGGTCGACGAAGGTTCTGGAGCGGTCACTTTTGTGATGCGAGGTGATGCCAACGACTTCGACGACCAAGACCCATATACGGCAACGACCGTGCAACGCACCTTCTTTTCAATTCCTGGAGTCGCACCTGTTATTCAGCAGCTGCAAAACCCACTCGTCCTAGGTGGTCTCACTCTCGGTGCATCGGCACTGGTCATCTGGGCCTTCTGGCCGCGCAATGGAGGGTCCCAACCCGATGCCGAAGACACAAATTCTACGGATGAAACACCAACAACGTTGATTGAGCTGGGCGCTCCGGTCTCCCGTAAACACCCCGCAACTCGGGTAGGCCCATTGGCCTCGGTCCTCGTGCAACACAACGCGGCACACCGTGCAGATGGCCGCCGCGCCAAGCATGGTGTCAAGCATGGGTAA
- a CDS encoding SipW-dependent-type signal peptide-containing protein — MSNTVTTQKNTSKKAKALLAGGLVLGVGAVVTFASWTDQEWANASFSSSDFVLESSTNGEDFKSHPGNDAILDFDLDIAKNLAPGQELIAPFALRLSADTGHDAVVTMGAPSDDDYIKGLDYRLAKAGADGQCDPGLEFKPASAAGFKLHAGDGNAAGDAEVLCFHVSASETLEKGKTVNPTWTFTAQLDESTN, encoded by the coding sequence ATGTCCAACACCGTTACCACTCAGAAGAACACCTCTAAAAAAGCCAAAGCCCTGTTGGCCGGTGGACTTGTGCTAGGTGTCGGCGCCGTCGTCACGTTTGCGTCGTGGACCGATCAGGAATGGGCAAATGCCAGTTTTTCGTCGAGTGATTTCGTCCTAGAATCCAGCACCAACGGTGAAGATTTCAAATCACATCCCGGAAACGACGCAATCCTAGACTTTGACCTCGACATCGCCAAGAACCTTGCACCGGGTCAAGAACTTATCGCACCATTTGCTTTGCGACTCAGTGCAGACACAGGCCACGACGCAGTAGTCACGATGGGCGCGCCATCAGACGATGACTACATCAAGGGCCTTGATTATCGCCTCGCTAAAGCCGGCGCTGACGGCCAATGCGATCCAGGCTTAGAGTTCAAACCTGCATCTGCAGCAGGTTTCAAACTTCACGCCGGAGACGGCAACGCAGCTGGCGATGCGGAAGTCTTGTGCTTCCACGTTAGTGCGTCGGAGACCCTAGAAAAGGGCAAAACCGTCAACCCAACATGGACCTTCACCGCCCAATTAGACGAATCAACCAACTAA
- a CDS encoding sensor histidine kinase produces the protein MSSTTQTQRVAETKPARPPLRLGMTLLHLAVLGTIGWAIIGLLFGAIGLGAGLIIVLGLGLIVLLGVFYALFGIAWFEIERVASLYDIPAQRLTWRSHPQRGFVGYLKSLGRNIAHGRMWAALGNFLLACLLGSLMMAAIQAMVRLLISAFAPLTEAETVTTAFGIEIQASYAPWLILLALLCAGVVVGVLFLHRTLATAIIGATARESKLTEQVRTTTVQREGAMRAAEVERTRIERDLHDGVQPRLVSVGMTLGLAKQEIDNNPAHAKELVDEAHTSTKAAITELRQLTRGIYASVLDDRGLDAALSAVAGRSHIPVNLDVRLPHRCGRAAEAAVYFAIAEGLTNAAKHSRASEARVTVRMREDDSGRAYMWARVEDNGTGGAKVLPGGGLDGITNRTVAAGGTITVDSPAGGPTALEVSVPCAS, from the coding sequence ATGAGTTCAACAACACAAACCCAGCGGGTAGCCGAAACAAAGCCCGCTCGCCCACCCCTCCGGCTGGGTATGACACTGCTGCACCTAGCCGTCCTCGGTACGATCGGTTGGGCCATCATCGGCTTATTATTCGGAGCCATCGGGTTAGGAGCCGGGCTGATCATCGTGCTCGGCCTGGGCTTGATCGTTCTGCTCGGGGTGTTCTACGCACTCTTTGGGATCGCCTGGTTCGAAATCGAACGCGTCGCAAGCCTCTATGACATCCCGGCCCAGCGACTGACCTGGCGCTCGCATCCACAACGCGGCTTCGTCGGATACCTCAAATCACTAGGACGAAACATCGCACACGGACGCATGTGGGCAGCCCTTGGTAACTTCTTACTCGCCTGTCTACTGGGTTCACTCATGATGGCCGCGATTCAGGCCATGGTGCGACTACTCATCAGCGCGTTCGCACCACTGACCGAGGCCGAGACCGTGACTACGGCCTTCGGGATCGAGATCCAGGCTAGCTACGCGCCCTGGCTGATACTTCTCGCGCTGTTGTGTGCCGGCGTGGTCGTCGGGGTGCTGTTCTTACACCGCACCCTTGCCACCGCAATCATCGGTGCGACCGCCCGTGAATCGAAACTGACCGAACAGGTTCGTACCACCACCGTGCAACGTGAAGGTGCCATGCGAGCGGCTGAAGTCGAACGCACTCGTATCGAACGCGACCTGCACGACGGTGTCCAACCCCGACTCGTCTCGGTGGGCATGACGTTGGGGCTGGCCAAACAAGAGATTGACAACAATCCTGCCCACGCCAAGGAACTCGTCGACGAAGCACATACCTCGACCAAGGCGGCTATCACTGAGCTGCGGCAACTGACCCGAGGTATTTATGCCTCGGTGCTGGACGACCGTGGTTTGGATGCCGCCCTGTCAGCGGTGGCGGGCCGGTCGCATATTCCGGTGAACTTGGATGTGCGTCTCCCCCACCGATGCGGTCGCGCAGCTGAAGCCGCCGTGTACTTCGCCATCGCCGAAGGCCTGACCAATGCGGCCAAACATTCCCGAGCTTCCGAAGCCCGCGTCACTGTGCGGATGCGCGAAGATGACAGCGGTCGGGCCTACATGTGGGCTCGAGTCGAAGACAACGGCACCGGTGGCGCCAAAGTCCTGCCCGGCGGCGGACTAGATGGAATCACCAATCGTACGGTTGCAGCCGGCGGCACCATCACCGTCGACAGTCCCGCCGGCGGTCCAACAGCACTGGAAGTGAGCGTGCCATGCGCATCCTAA
- a CDS encoding response regulator transcription factor — MRILICEDSVLLREGLVRLLEHSGHEVSAALPDTTELFTTLETDMPDLAILDVRLPPTYSDEGIRAAITIRERYPKLPLLVLSQYVEERYASELISTHTAALGYLLKDRVADVAEFVESLEQIRSGGTILDPEVVAQLLTRTHHDNRMQRLTDRERTVLAAVAEGKSNHAIAALLHLSEASVEKHITAIFQKLELEADGTGNRRVLAALAHIENQATSPQSRQDTP, encoded by the coding sequence ATGCGCATCCTAATTTGTGAAGATTCGGTCCTGCTACGCGAAGGGCTGGTGCGGCTATTAGAACACTCAGGCCACGAAGTCTCGGCTGCGCTGCCGGACACCACCGAACTGTTCACCACGCTGGAGACTGATATGCCGGATCTTGCGATCCTGGATGTGCGGCTGCCACCCACCTACTCCGATGAAGGCATTCGGGCGGCCATCACGATTCGCGAGCGCTACCCGAAACTGCCGCTGCTGGTGTTATCCCAGTACGTTGAAGAACGCTATGCATCCGAGCTGATCTCGACTCACACCGCGGCGCTGGGCTACCTACTCAAAGACCGAGTCGCGGACGTGGCCGAATTCGTCGAATCTCTAGAGCAGATCCGCTCCGGCGGCACCATCCTCGACCCGGAAGTGGTGGCACAACTGTTGACCAGAACGCATCACGACAATCGCATGCAACGGCTCACCGACCGCGAACGCACCGTGTTGGCGGCAGTGGCCGAAGGCAAATCGAACCACGCCATCGCCGCGCTCCTGCATCTGTCTGAAGCCAGCGTGGAAAAACACATCACCGCGATCTTCCAAAAACTTGAACTCGAAGCAGACGGCACCGGCAACCGACGCGTACTGGCCGCCCTGGCACACATCGAAAACCAGGCGACCAGCCCGCAGTCACGACAGGACACGCCATGA
- a CDS encoding SipW-dependent-type signal peptide-containing protein — protein MSRDETPSQHRSSRRTLRQRRRDGQGQRRRKIQALAAGGLVLGVGASATLAAWTDEEMTTGQFTTGEFALEANTLGKDWESTETIHFENTALAPGHSVYAPVVLRLSPDTTVDGDITVSGLGDTEGLNTALRFRAVTVDPVTDATDMTCTEGTFDSYDTYVFGENGEYVSMSGAADASTTQHLQVGEGETVAYCFEVQLDPEATNETQNLTADYSWTFHAQSVTP, from the coding sequence ATGTCCCGTGACGAGACTCCGTCTCAGCATCGTTCGTCACGGCGCACGCTAAGACAGCGCCGCCGTGATGGACAGGGGCAACGACGTCGGAAAATTCAAGCATTAGCAGCAGGTGGGCTGGTGCTAGGCGTCGGCGCCTCCGCGACGCTGGCTGCCTGGACCGATGAAGAAATGACCACAGGCCAATTTACGACCGGAGAATTTGCACTCGAAGCCAACACCTTAGGCAAAGATTGGGAATCTACGGAAACCATCCACTTCGAAAATACTGCTCTTGCTCCGGGTCACAGTGTCTATGCGCCGGTTGTTCTACGCCTTAGCCCTGATACCACTGTTGACGGGGACATTACAGTGTCTGGGCTTGGCGATACGGAAGGTTTGAACACTGCACTCCGGTTCCGAGCCGTCACGGTGGACCCGGTTACAGACGCGACCGACATGACCTGCACGGAGGGTACCTTCGATTCATACGATACCTATGTGTTCGGAGAAAACGGCGAGTATGTCTCGATGAGTGGGGCGGCCGATGCTTCCACGACACAACACTTACAAGTTGGCGAGGGTGAAACGGTCGCCTACTGTTTTGAAGTTCAGCTCGATCCAGAAGCCACCAACGAGACACAAAATTTGACGGCAGACTACTCTTGGACGTTCCATGCGCAATCAGTCACACCATAA
- a CDS encoding DUF4097 family beta strand repeat-containing protein, with protein MTTQYTPYETQPPLPDPAPRRSNATKPLMILLAVIGGITLVVMLTTTIFSSVLGLSRGSATLAADTAGVTALDVNASAGQFTLEFAEVNEATLETSGVSADRWELTRHDTTLVVDTPSRWFSWDWFGANSGDNRVTLTLPEELNDGSLNAELDLGAGRLIATGDFDQLVVELNAGEARVEGSARGLDAQTNAGSMNLNLADVESSSFEVAAGRINAELTGAAPTATEIEVSAGRLDLTLPDETYAITSEVAAGNLDNRLNTANESQHQIAVELAAGNVRLRPLSNN; from the coding sequence ATGACCACCCAATACACTCCCTATGAAACCCAACCACCACTGCCCGACCCGGCACCCAGGCGATCGAATGCCACAAAACCGCTGATGATCTTATTGGCGGTCATCGGAGGCATCACCCTGGTGGTCATGTTAACCACCACCATCTTCTCTTCCGTGCTCGGTCTGTCACGTGGTTCCGCAACCCTGGCCGCCGACACCGCAGGGGTCACCGCCCTCGATGTCAACGCCAGTGCGGGCCAATTCACCCTGGAGTTCGCTGAGGTCAACGAAGCCACCTTGGAAACATCCGGCGTCAGCGCAGATCGTTGGGAACTGACCAGACACGACACCACCCTGGTGGTGGATACACCCAGCCGCTGGTTCAGCTGGGACTGGTTCGGTGCCAATAGCGGCGATAACCGTGTAACCCTCACGCTGCCGGAAGAACTCAATGACGGCAGCCTCAACGCCGAACTGGATTTGGGCGCCGGTCGCCTGATCGCTACCGGGGATTTTGATCAACTTGTCGTAGAGCTCAACGCGGGTGAAGCACGCGTAGAGGGCAGCGCCCGTGGACTGGATGCGCAAACAAACGCCGGCAGCATGAACCTGAACCTTGCCGACGTCGAATCCTCGAGTTTTGAAGTCGCGGCCGGACGCATCAATGCCGAGCTCACCGGAGCCGCACCAACTGCAACGGAAATTGAAGTCAGCGCCGGACGATTGGATCTGACTCTGCCCGACGAGACCTATGCGATCACCTCAGAGGTAGCAGCCGGGAACTTGGATAACCGGCTGAACACAGCCAACGAAAGCCAGCATCAGATCGCGGTCGAACTTGCCGCAGGCAACGTCAGGCTACGGCCACTATCTAATAACTAA
- a CDS encoding DUF418 domain-containing protein, with the protein MSHAPGLNSPNRSSTGKSRRFHGLDAARALAIIGMLAVNVGPRKEPDDVDVAVLLYDIPHGRASLLFMLLAGIGMSLMTRRARTENAPLPWQTILWRAILLIGSGLALQLLEHDISVILTYYGVLFLCGFPLLKAPTWLVSTLAGISLVAGPLLWLYLQQVTATTFNFVAPSFTDPLWTATHATLLTGAYPVLIWLAPFLLGLVIGRCQLGQRRFQHQLIGYGAAATLIPLGISGALIASNGLPASAYGWDHLMSAEGHSQMPLWMISSCGSALVIIGLFLRAEPWVTRRLTWLISAGRLSLTIYVAHLFVLAWLVRPGPDSLLEGFLISTVMSAAFIVLAHLWWTKLGPGPLERLLNWPPKLTR; encoded by the coding sequence ATGAGCCACGCTCCGGGCCTGAACTCGCCCAATCGCAGCAGCACCGGTAAATCTCGAAGATTTCACGGGCTCGATGCTGCGCGCGCTCTTGCCATCATCGGGATGCTGGCCGTCAATGTTGGGCCTCGGAAAGAACCCGACGATGTTGACGTGGCCGTGTTGCTCTACGATATTCCACACGGTCGAGCATCGCTACTGTTCATGCTCCTAGCGGGCATCGGCATGTCGTTGATGACGCGCCGTGCACGCACCGAGAACGCACCCTTACCGTGGCAGACCATCTTATGGCGGGCAATCCTGCTGATCGGCAGCGGTTTAGCACTCCAACTGTTGGAACATGACATCAGCGTCATTCTGACCTACTACGGGGTGCTATTTTTATGTGGTTTTCCCCTGCTCAAAGCGCCCACGTGGCTGGTGTCGACGTTGGCCGGTATCAGTCTGGTTGCAGGACCACTGTTGTGGTTATATCTGCAACAAGTCACCGCCACCACGTTCAATTTCGTGGCACCGTCATTCACGGACCCACTGTGGACCGCCACGCATGCCACGTTGCTCACCGGGGCTTATCCCGTGCTCATTTGGTTGGCACCATTTCTTCTCGGGCTGGTCATCGGCCGGTGCCAACTCGGTCAACGCCGATTCCAACACCAGCTCATCGGCTACGGCGCCGCGGCCACACTGATTCCTCTGGGCATCTCGGGCGCACTCATCGCCAGCAATGGTCTCCCCGCGTCGGCCTATGGCTGGGACCATCTGATGTCAGCCGAAGGCCATTCGCAAATGCCATTATGGATGATCTCCAGCTGCGGTAGCGCGCTGGTGATCATTGGCCTTTTCTTACGCGCCGAACCGTGGGTGACGCGCCGTCTCACGTGGCTGATCTCTGCCGGCAGGCTCTCGTTGACGATTTATGTGGCCCATCTCTTCGTGTTGGCATGGCTCGTCCGCCCGGGGCCGGATAGCCTGCTTGAAGGATTCCTCATCAGCACCGTCATGTCGGCGGCCTTCATCGTTTTAGCGCACTTGTGGTGGACGAAGTTGGGGCCGGGCCCGTTAGAACGACTGCTCAACTGGCCACCGAAGCTGACCCGCTAA
- the ald gene encoding alanine dehydrogenase, which produces MLIGVPKEIMNNENRVGLTQGGVHELVKAGHTLLVQAGAGVGSGISDEDYRSVGAEIVDDVAQVWERAEMILKVKEPIGEELARMRQGQILFAYLHLAASAECTKAILDSKVTALAYETVTRGRALPLLAPMSQVAGRLAPVAGAYHLTQAQGGSGVLMGGVPGTRRANVVVIGGGVAGEAAGVIAAGMGASVKVIDLNLERLSELEQVHGSSLDTLASNAMNIAEAVAEADLVIGSVLIPGAAAPKLVTAEMVERMRPGSVLVDIAIDQGGCFENSRPTSHENPTYKVGDKIYYCVSNMPGGVPQTSTAALTNATLPYIQRVASQGWAKALAADEGLAAGLNAYNGQLTHHGVFEAMVESLQLEKNRDFRAVKDILANV; this is translated from the coding sequence ATGTTAATTGGCGTTCCCAAAGAAATCATGAATAACGAAAACCGTGTCGGGCTCACCCAAGGTGGTGTGCACGAACTGGTCAAAGCCGGCCATACGTTACTGGTCCAAGCGGGCGCCGGCGTGGGCTCCGGTATCAGCGATGAGGACTACCGGTCCGTCGGTGCAGAAATCGTAGACGACGTGGCACAGGTGTGGGAACGCGCCGAAATGATCCTGAAGGTCAAAGAACCCATCGGTGAAGAACTGGCCCGCATGCGTCAAGGCCAAATCCTGTTTGCTTACCTCCACCTCGCGGCCTCAGCAGAATGCACCAAAGCTATTCTGGATTCCAAAGTCACTGCGCTGGCCTATGAAACCGTCACTCGCGGCCGTGCCCTGCCATTGCTGGCACCGATGAGCCAGGTGGCTGGTCGACTCGCCCCGGTTGCTGGCGCCTATCACCTCACCCAAGCCCAGGGTGGATCCGGTGTGCTGATGGGTGGAGTACCCGGTACCCGTCGCGCCAATGTGGTGGTCATCGGTGGCGGTGTCGCAGGTGAAGCAGCCGGTGTCATTGCCGCGGGCATGGGTGCCAGCGTGAAAGTCATCGATCTGAACCTTGAACGCCTATCCGAGCTCGAACAGGTCCACGGCAGCAGCCTGGATACCCTCGCCTCCAATGCCATGAATATTGCCGAAGCCGTTGCCGAGGCGGATCTTGTCATCGGGTCTGTGCTGATCCCCGGTGCCGCTGCGCCAAAACTGGTGACCGCCGAAATGGTCGAACGCATGCGCCCCGGCTCCGTCCTGGTAGACATTGCCATCGACCAGGGTGGCTGTTTCGAGAACTCTCGACCAACCTCTCATGAGAACCCGACCTACAAGGTTGGCGACAAGATCTACTACTGTGTTTCCAATATGCCGGGTGGTGTGCCACAAACTTCGACGGCTGCGCTGACCAACGCCACGCTGCCATACATCCAGCGAGTCGCCTCCCAGGGTTGGGCCAAAGCACTCGCCGCTGATGAAGGACTCGCTGCCGGACTGAACGCCTATAACGGCCAGCTCACCCACCACGGTGTCTTCGAAGCCATGGTCGAAAGCCTGCAGCTAGAGAAAAACCGGGACTTCCGCGCGGTCAAGGATATTCTCGCCAATGTGTAA